From Sphingomonas hengshuiensis, one genomic window encodes:
- a CDS encoding PEP/pyruvate-binding domain-containing protein, translating into MHKPLALPLDEIGPAQTAAVGGKTRHLAELARAGFAVPAAYALPTWTFRAAVQAAGGDLAGRVADFVADRDDDGGEALRAAILAMPLPDTLVAALDCVHEALLSRGFEALAVRSSATLEDLDGSSFAGLYETVLNVRGVDDLRRAVRTCWASAFAPRVRDYCLRRGLSVADLQPACLVQGMVPAECAGVVFTVDPVRGHDTEMLIEAVPGLGDALVQGESDPIAWRYDWMADRLSREGTAGDAPLTDDQVRALGVLALAIQKLYGRPQDIEWAWYRGKFHVLQSRAIAAIHHDVVDQWTNADLKDGGVAAHVPCALIWSLYKLVLETSMSAYLDSVGLLDRSRPRPWTLLRCGFPYWNLSAVKDGLRRIPGFVEREFDADLGIAPTYPGDGVRTSVTPRTLLAGLRTLFGIRRSVRRRLKTAGATLAELDTLLARLETVDPDALDDSALAIHVEAVLARHHYACEARYFTTIYDSANMATLFRETLGKRNRRRQARGRAEHDYLVLAGGLTDVPHLAPFRDLWRISRRLRARADDAAALRRLGAEDLCRRHLAGEAYPGAEELRPFIHVHRHRSLRELDLLVPCWDEDPLPAFENLLLLLARDDDEAPERQEARSLARYREALGDVTETDLRRDLAIHRAMLALREQMRERSTRMYRLVRITALALGRRLHAAGLADAPDAVMHLAFPEVIALARAVAAREEDSVASLLAQLRCNRDYHQSFRSYPRPNEIMPHAAIAPAGVADPHGLRGIVCSPGVVEAPLRVLDSIEQAGQVRDGEILVTAYTDPAWTPLFARIAGLVTETGGVLSHGAVVAREYGIPAVLAVKGARQHLRTGMRVRLDGGTGMITPLAPAPVDVDMTEAAA; encoded by the coding sequence ATGCACAAGCCGCTCGCCCTGCCCCTCGACGAAATCGGTCCCGCGCAGACGGCGGCAGTGGGTGGAAAGACGCGCCATCTGGCCGAACTCGCCCGCGCGGGTTTCGCCGTTCCCGCGGCCTACGCTCTGCCCACCTGGACCTTTCGGGCGGCGGTGCAGGCCGCCGGCGGCGACCTGGCCGGTCGGGTGGCGGACTTCGTCGCCGATCGCGACGACGATGGCGGGGAGGCCTTGCGGGCGGCAATATTGGCCATGCCGCTGCCCGACACCCTCGTGGCCGCGCTGGATTGCGTGCACGAGGCCCTGCTCTCCCGCGGCTTCGAGGCGCTGGCGGTGCGGTCCTCCGCGACGCTGGAGGATCTGGACGGCAGTTCGTTCGCCGGCCTCTACGAGACGGTGCTGAACGTGCGGGGGGTGGACGACCTGCGCCGCGCGGTGCGGACCTGCTGGGCCTCTGCATTCGCCCCGCGGGTGCGCGACTATTGCCTGCGTCGCGGCCTGTCGGTGGCCGACCTGCAGCCGGCCTGCCTTGTCCAGGGCATGGTGCCGGCGGAATGCGCCGGCGTAGTGTTCACGGTCGACCCGGTGCGCGGCCACGACACCGAGATGCTGATCGAGGCCGTGCCCGGCCTTGGCGACGCGCTGGTACAGGGGGAGAGCGACCCCATCGCCTGGCGCTATGACTGGATGGCAGACCGGCTGAGCCGCGAGGGAACCGCCGGTGACGCCCCCCTGACGGACGACCAGGTCCGCGCGCTGGGTGTCCTGGCGCTCGCCATCCAGAAGCTTTACGGTCGCCCCCAGGACATCGAATGGGCCTGGTATCGGGGCAAATTCCACGTCCTGCAAAGCCGCGCCATCGCCGCCATCCACCATGACGTGGTCGACCAATGGACCAACGCCGACCTGAAGGATGGCGGCGTCGCGGCGCACGTCCCCTGCGCCCTGATCTGGTCGCTGTACAAGCTGGTGCTCGAGACCAGCATGTCGGCCTATCTCGACAGCGTCGGCCTGCTCGACCGGTCCAGGCCTCGCCCCTGGACATTGCTCCGCTGTGGCTTTCCCTATTGGAACCTGAGCGCCGTCAAGGACGGCTTGCGGCGCATCCCGGGCTTCGTGGAACGCGAATTCGATGCCGATCTGGGCATCGCCCCCACCTATCCGGGCGACGGCGTCCGCACTTCCGTGACTCCCCGCACGCTGCTGGCGGGCCTGCGCACCCTGTTCGGCATCCGTCGTTCGGTCCGGCGCCGGCTGAAGACGGCCGGCGCGACCCTCGCCGAGCTGGACACGCTGCTGGCCCGCCTGGAAACGGTCGATCCCGACGCCCTGGATGACAGCGCGCTGGCCATCCACGTCGAGGCGGTTCTGGCCCGCCACCACTATGCGTGCGAGGCACGCTATTTCACCACGATATACGACAGCGCCAACATGGCGACGCTGTTTCGCGAGACGCTGGGCAAGCGCAACCGCCGCCGGCAGGCGCGCGGGCGGGCGGAGCACGACTATCTGGTCCTGGCCGGGGGCCTGACCGATGTGCCCCACCTGGCGCCGTTCCGCGACCTGTGGCGGATCAGCCGGCGCCTGCGCGCCCGCGCGGACGACGCCGCGGCCTTGCGGAGACTGGGCGCCGAGGACCTATGCCGCCGCCATCTGGCCGGCGAGGCCTATCCGGGCGCGGAGGAACTGCGCCCCTTCATCCATGTCCACCGCCACCGCAGCCTGCGCGAACTCGACCTGCTGGTGCCGTGCTGGGACGAAGATCCGCTGCCGGCATTCGAGAACCTGCTGCTGCTGCTGGCCCGCGACGATGACGAGGCGCCCGAACGGCAGGAAGCGCGTAGCCTGGCCCGCTACCGCGAGGCCCTGGGCGACGTGACCGAAACCGATCTACGTCGCGATCTTGCCATCCACCGCGCCATGCTGGCCTTGCGCGAGCAGATGCGCGAGCGGTCGACGCGCATGTACCGGCTGGTCCGCATCACCGCGCTGGCGCTGGGCCGGCGCCTGCATGCTGCCGGCCTGGCCGACGCGCCAGACGCGGTCATGCACCTCGCCTTCCCGGAGGTGATCGCCCTGGCCCGGGCGGTGGCGGCGCGTGAGGAGGACAGTGTTGCCAGCCTGCTGGCGCAGCTTCGCTGCAACCGCGACTATCACCAAAGCTTCCGCAGCTACCCCCGCCCCAACGAGATCATGCCCCACGCCGCCATCGCCCCCGCTGGAGTGGCAGACCCGCATGGCCTGCGCGGCATCGTCTGTTCCCCGGGCGTGGTGGAGGCGCCCTTGCGCGTGCTGGACAGTATCGAGCAGGCGGGCCAGGTCCGCGATGGCGAGATATTGGTAACGGCCTATACCGACCCGGCCTGGACGCCATTGTTCGCCCGCATCGCCGGGCTTGTCACCGAGACTGGCGGGGTGCTGTCGCATGGGGCCGTGGTGGCGCGGGAATATGGCATTCCCGCCGTGCTGGCAGTCAAGGGCGCCCGCCAGCACCTGCGCACCGGCATGCGCGTGCGCCTCGACGGCGGCACCGGCATGATCACCCCCCTAGCCCCCGCCCCGGTGGACGTCGATATGACAGAGGCGGCGGCATGA
- a CDS encoding aminotransferase class III-fold pyridoxal phosphate-dependent enzyme, giving the protein MDTLDDDSLGALSPALSADIAASADLSRRHAEIADIRDHDAAALQGYAEFARPQTAELLRILSLDKPYVRAHDDYLCYRDEAGDEVEVLDIAGGYGSLILGHNHPELRRLAISQLRQEMPTHAQMSIRGEAGLLCRDLDAELHAATGRHFVITLGNSGAEAVEAAAKHARMAQLARLDAFAEQVERRLARIRAAEAAAKRLGGTLELILDGHAHTSFDAFAAAVRASNARAVVAAAPRFLAAQGAFHGKTMGALALTHKPLFRDPFLRGGTETNFFDWQRLSADPAAAHALVAAGAYTLILPGTVVDGRVTCQHETFNAYAALFLEPIQGEAGVIPVPPEAAMALVAAVRAAGVPVVVDEIQTGFYRTGALLASSRMGLVGDYYLLGKSLGGGLAKIAACAVTREHYLPRFGLLHTSTNVEDDPSCGIARKALVIARQLGDAVQARGGQLRAGFEALRTRYPQVIRDVRGEGLMLGIAFADMKLRQSYGLQLLARSGYMGYVLAGHLLHEHGIRVAPALAASTVIRIQPSAYIKATEIERVLAAFDQLCRIVDNEDIYKLIEFALPEDTRGLRPLGDFRQGEIALEPPAAGMRRVGFLTHYIDAAHLRVADPSLALLDTDTLEDLLERMLPVTEPIVLGRRTITASHGGQASVVFAGIPVTSGMIRRALLNQDESRLQALCHRGVATLRNEFGCAVVGLGQYTSILTKNGQSVPDDATIITTGNSYTVYVGVQAVLAMARERGWDTRDLTIGIIGAGGNICSAYAQCFTRHAGRLLLYGGDHARGVRKAERAADSVLRHTLSELADGGTPRSGFERAVAAAAGAAGDGAPARPWPRFHQHWRDLGSPPALQVVDALDALGDCDLLVVATNAAEPFLGPEHCKPGAIVCDISVPMNCRDDLFDNDRGITVLLGGEVALPNAEVMPVRGMRLADGMAYACLSETILLGLEEGHASCSYGNIQPCDVDAMGALGEKHGFRVGHHKQTRIF; this is encoded by the coding sequence GTGGATACCCTCGACGACGATTCCCTCGGGGCGCTTTCGCCCGCGCTGTCCGCCGACATCGCCGCCTCGGCGGATTTGAGCCGGCGGCATGCCGAGATCGCGGACATTCGCGACCACGATGCCGCCGCCTTGCAGGGCTATGCCGAATTTGCCCGCCCCCAAACGGCCGAGCTGCTGCGCATCCTCAGCCTGGATAAGCCCTACGTCCGGGCCCATGACGACTATCTCTGCTACCGCGATGAAGCGGGCGACGAGGTTGAGGTGCTGGATATCGCGGGCGGCTACGGCTCGCTGATCCTCGGGCACAACCATCCGGAGCTGCGCCGCCTGGCGATTTCCCAGCTGCGGCAGGAAATGCCGACTCACGCGCAGATGTCCATCCGGGGCGAAGCCGGGCTGCTGTGCCGCGACCTGGATGCCGAACTGCACGCCGCCACCGGCCGCCACTTCGTGATAACCCTGGGCAATTCCGGCGCGGAGGCGGTGGAGGCCGCCGCCAAGCACGCGCGCATGGCCCAGCTGGCGCGGCTGGACGCCTTTGCCGAACAGGTGGAACGCCGGCTGGCCCGCATCCGCGCTGCCGAGGCGGCGGCCAAACGGCTGGGCGGAACCCTCGAACTGATCCTGGACGGCCACGCCCATACCAGTTTCGACGCCTTCGCCGCCGCCGTGCGGGCAAGCAACGCAAGGGCCGTCGTCGCCGCCGCCCCCCGTTTCCTGGCGGCGCAGGGCGCCTTCCACGGCAAGACCATGGGCGCGCTGGCGCTGACCCACAAGCCGCTGTTCCGCGACCCCTTCCTGCGCGGCGGCACCGAGACCAATTTCTTCGACTGGCAGCGCCTCAGTGCCGATCCAGCGGCGGCGCACGCCCTGGTCGCCGCCGGCGCGTACACCCTGATCCTGCCCGGCACCGTCGTCGATGGCCGGGTCACCTGCCAGCACGAAACCTTCAACGCCTATGCCGCGCTGTTCCTCGAACCCATCCAGGGCGAGGCCGGCGTCATCCCTGTCCCGCCCGAAGCCGCCATGGCACTGGTGGCGGCGGTCCGCGCCGCCGGCGTGCCGGTGGTGGTGGATGAAATCCAGACCGGCTTCTACCGCACCGGGGCGCTGCTGGCGTCCAGCCGCATGGGACTGGTCGGCGACTATTATCTGCTGGGCAAATCGCTGGGCGGGGGCCTGGCCAAGATCGCCGCCTGTGCCGTCACGCGGGAACACTATCTGCCGCGCTTCGGCCTGCTGCACACCTCCACCAACGTGGAGGACGACCCGTCCTGTGGCATCGCCCGGAAAGCGCTGGTGATCGCGCGCCAGCTGGGTGACGCCGTGCAGGCGCGGGGCGGCCAGTTGAGGGCCGGCTTCGAAGCCCTGCGCACGCGCTATCCTCAGGTGATCCGCGACGTGCGGGGCGAGGGCCTGATGCTGGGCATCGCCTTCGCCGACATGAAGCTGCGCCAGAGCTATGGCCTGCAGCTGCTCGCCCGCAGCGGATATATGGGCTACGTACTGGCCGGCCATCTCCTGCACGAGCACGGCATCCGCGTTGCACCGGCACTGGCCGCCTCGACCGTCATCCGCATCCAGCCCTCCGCCTATATCAAGGCCACGGAGATCGAGCGCGTCCTTGCGGCCTTCGACCAGTTGTGCCGCATCGTGGACAACGAGGATATCTACAAGCTCATCGAATTCGCCCTGCCCGAGGACACGCGCGGCCTGCGCCCTCTGGGCGACTTCCGCCAGGGCGAGATCGCGCTGGAGCCGCCGGCCGCGGGGATGCGCCGCGTCGGTTTCCTGACCCACTACATCGACGCCGCGCACCTGCGCGTGGCCGACCCGTCGCTGGCGCTGCTGGACACCGACACGCTGGAAGATCTGCTGGAGCGCATGCTGCCGGTGACCGAGCCGATCGTGCTGGGCCGGCGCACGATCACTGCGTCGCACGGGGGGCAGGCCAGCGTGGTGTTCGCTGGTATTCCCGTGACCTCGGGCATGATCCGCCGCGCGCTGCTGAACCAGGACGAAAGCCGTCTGCAGGCCCTGTGCCATCGCGGCGTCGCCACCCTGCGCAACGAATTCGGCTGCGCCGTGGTCGGACTGGGCCAGTACACCTCGATCCTGACGAAGAATGGCCAGAGCGTGCCCGACGACGCGACCATCATCACCACCGGCAATAGCTACACCGTTTACGTCGGGGTGCAGGCGGTACTGGCCATGGCGCGCGAGCGCGGCTGGGACACGCGCGACCTGACCATCGGGATCATCGGTGCCGGCGGCAACATCTGCAGCGCCTATGCCCAATGCTTCACGCGGCATGCCGGCCGGCTGTTGCTGTACGGCGGCGACCATGCGCGCGGCGTGCGCAAGGCGGAGCGCGCTGCCGATTCCGTGCTGCGCCATACGCTGAGCGAACTGGCAGACGGGGGCACGCCACGCAGCGGCTTCGAACGCGCGGTCGCGGCGGCGGCAGGGGCCGCCGGTGACGGCGCCCCGGCCCGCCCCTGGCCGCGCTTTCACCAGCATTGGCGGGACCTTGGATCGCCACCCGCACTGCAGGTGGTGGACGCGCTGGACGCGCTCGGCGACTGCGACCTCCTGGTGGTGGCAACCAACGCGGCGGAGCCTTTTCTGGGGCCGGAGCACTGCAAGCCGGGCGCCATCGTCTGCGACATCTCCGTCCCGATGAACTGCCGCGACGACCTGTTCGACAACGACCGCGGAATCACCGTGCTGCTGGGGGGTGAGGTTGCCCTGCCCAACGCCGAGGTGATGCCGGTCAGGGGCATGCGCCTGGCCGACGGCATGGCCTATGCCTGCCTGTCCGAAACCATCCTGCTGGGCCTGGAGGAGGGGCACGCCAGCTGTTCCTACGGGAACATCCAGCCCTGCGACGTCGATGCCATGGGGGCGCTGGGCGAAAAGCACGGCTTCCGCGTGGGCCACCACAAGCAGACCCGTATCTTCTGA
- a CDS encoding ABC1 kinase family protein, with the protein MMGLAEARALNSVERSLIGTPEAFRARLERLGPIFMKLGQFLALRPDLIPAEYGAALLGLLDDTHPMPWDEARALLAEGLGQDPDLLFAHVRPQPVGSGSIAQAHRARLHDGREVVVKIRRRGIAERVERDLRRAARLAALLERAGAQLIASPREAVEEMALWLRQELDFKRELDNLTRMHANHVGADGIHIPEPYPELSGEGVLTCEFLDGIALSRIIRAEQSGDPQRTACLQELGYERERLAYRLLDTCLTQIFDHRFFAVDLHPGNLMLLPDGRLGMIDFGLCRDLEATMRQRLLRYFGAIVRDDADALYQAAGALLESTDASRPEVFKREFYAATSVWTARRRAPAASEDGSGGGETHIWLMQIVRAARSAHMRVSTDSLALYRALLTAETVTGMLGARTDLRRVGADFFPALQMRELLAPLSPQEVQGIAGSLAELLKRAPERLEHLLGELFAGRYVFNVETRASARDQHLNDRHVRILSVAIVTVGLSVLLSAGSLPVWVGVPVAWPVGIALVGCYLWLLKQWRDGR; encoded by the coding sequence ATGATGGGCCTGGCCGAGGCACGCGCCCTGAACAGCGTCGAACGCAGCCTGATCGGCACGCCGGAGGCCTTCCGCGCCCGCCTGGAGCGGCTGGGCCCGATCTTCATGAAGCTCGGACAGTTCCTTGCCCTGCGCCCGGACCTGATCCCGGCGGAATATGGCGCTGCGCTGCTGGGGTTGCTGGACGACACCCACCCCATGCCGTGGGACGAGGCGCGGGCATTGCTGGCGGAGGGGCTGGGCCAGGATCCGGACCTGCTATTCGCGCATGTCCGCCCCCAGCCCGTGGGCAGCGGATCGATCGCCCAGGCGCACCGCGCCCGCCTGCACGACGGGCGCGAGGTGGTCGTGAAAATCCGTCGGCGCGGCATTGCCGAACGCGTGGAACGCGACCTGCGCCGCGCGGCGCGGCTTGCGGCATTGCTGGAACGCGCCGGTGCCCAACTGATCGCTTCCCCGCGCGAGGCGGTGGAGGAAATGGCCCTCTGGCTGCGCCAGGAACTCGATTTCAAGCGGGAGCTGGACAACCTCACCCGGATGCACGCCAACCATGTCGGCGCCGACGGCATCCATATCCCCGAACCCTATCCGGAGCTGAGCGGCGAGGGCGTGCTGACCTGCGAGTTCCTGGACGGTATCGCGCTCAGCCGCATCATCCGCGCCGAACAAAGCGGCGACCCGCAGCGCACCGCCTGCCTGCAGGAACTGGGCTATGAGCGCGAACGCCTGGCCTATCGGTTGCTCGACACCTGCCTGACCCAGATCTTCGACCATCGCTTCTTCGCCGTCGATCTTCACCCCGGCAACCTCATGCTGCTTCCCGACGGTCGCCTGGGCATGATCGACTTCGGGCTGTGCCGCGACCTTGAAGCCACCATGCGCCAGCGGCTGCTGCGCTATTTCGGTGCCATTGTCCGCGACGATGCCGATGCGCTGTATCAGGCGGCGGGCGCGCTGCTGGAAAGCACCGACGCCTCGCGCCCCGAAGTCTTCAAGCGCGAATTCTACGCCGCCACCAGCGTATGGACCGCCAGGCGCCGCGCGCCTGCGGCCAGCGAGGACGGTTCCGGCGGCGGCGAGACTCACATCTGGCTGATGCAGATCGTTCGCGCCGCCCGCAGCGCGCACATGCGCGTTTCCACGGACTCGCTGGCGCTATACCGCGCGCTGCTGACCGCCGAGACCGTGACCGGGATGCTGGGCGCGCGCACCGACCTGCGTCGGGTCGGTGCCGATTTCTTCCCCGCCCTGCAGATGCGCGAACTGCTGGCGCCGCTCAGCCCGCAGGAAGTGCAGGGCATCGCCGGCAGCCTCGCCGAGTTGCTGAAACGCGCGCCCGAGCGACTGGAGCATCTGCTGGGCGAGCTGTTCGCCGGGCGCTATGTCTTCAACGTCGAAACCCGCGCCTCCGCCCGCGACCAGCACCTCAACGACCGCCATGTGCGGATACTCTCCGTGGCTATCGTCACTGTCGGCCTGAGCGTGCTGCTGAGCGCCGGCTCGCTGCCGGTCTGGGTCGGCGTGCCGGTGGCCTGGCCGGTCGGGATCGCCCTGGTCGGCTGTTACCTGTGGCTGCTGAAGCAATGGCGGGACGGCCGATGA